From Thermodesulfobacteriota bacterium, a single genomic window includes:
- a CDS encoding amphi-Trp domain-containing protein, which translates to MQKKPAGLKKAAPAKAKSRRSVEPVRKNKTANPKKTVAVEKRDNSGAEDVMKKKSVSMEKVMALKDVIQFLEKLTAGFVAGRVVVEDDSQQVCLNPLEPVKVEVEAKQKKDKGKISIEIGWRLPKPIMEDTGREELSPEPAETKGDTGSGKSSGQP; encoded by the coding sequence ATGCAGAAAAAACCCGCCGGCCTGAAAAAAGCAGCGCCGGCAAAGGCAAAGAGCAGAAGAAGCGTGGAACCTGTTCGCAAGAACAAAACCGCGAATCCGAAAAAAACCGTCGCGGTGGAAAAGCGCGACAATTCTGGTGCGGAGGATGTAATGAAGAAAAAGTCTGTCAGCATGGAAAAAGTCATGGCCCTGAAGGATGTAATCCAGTTTCTGGAAAAGCTGACCGCCGGATTTGTGGCGGGCAGGGTCGTCGTTGAGGATGATTCCCAGCAGGTATGCCTGAACCCGCTGGAACCGGTCAAGGTGGAAGTCGAGGCCAAGCAGAAGAAAGACAAGGGCAAAATCTCCATCGAAATCGGATGGCGACTGCCGAAACCCATCATGGAAGATACCGGCCGGGAGGAGCTTTCACCGGAACCGGCCGAAACCAAGGGGGATACCGGATCGGGCAAATCTTCCGGCCAGCCGTAG
- a CDS encoding FAD-dependent oxidoreductase produces MIQHLIIGGSDAGISAALRMKEIDPKAAVTLMVADAFPNFSICGLPFYLSGEVPDWSTLAHRTVEEITKHNIDLLLDHQALIIDPRAKLVQVRSSNGNHRLIGYDKLLIATGAESIKPPIEGLENPGVFFLRWVDDSFAIKRFMDQQHPKQAVIIGGGYIGLEMADALTHQGMTVTLLEFAPELLTTLDPALGGLVRAELKSKGVRVITGQAVQRISRNDKKLMVHAASGETESADMVLVAAGARPSTELAQTAGIGLGVGKAIQVDRNMATPEEDIWAAGDCVQTWHRVLERYVYMPLGTTAHKQGRVAGENMLGGVCQFQGSLGTQVVKVLDRVAARTGLRDKEAAEAGFKPLTVSLTSWDHKVYYPGAKELHIRLTGDRSTGRLLGAQLVGHRVSEVSKRLDIVAAALYNGMAVKEICDLDLSYTPPLSSPWDPVQMAAMEWCLKR; encoded by the coding sequence ATGATTCAACATCTGATCATCGGCGGTAGCGACGCCGGCATCAGCGCGGCATTGCGGATGAAGGAGATCGACCCGAAGGCTGCGGTTACGTTGATGGTTGCCGACGCTTTTCCCAACTTCAGCATTTGCGGGTTACCGTTTTACCTGAGTGGTGAGGTGCCGGATTGGAGCACTCTGGCCCATCGCACCGTGGAGGAGATTACAAAGCACAATATCGACCTGCTGCTCGATCACCAGGCGCTTATCATCGATCCGCGAGCCAAGCTGGTGCAAGTTCGTTCGTCCAATGGAAACCATCGTCTGATCGGCTACGACAAACTCCTGATCGCCACCGGTGCGGAATCAATCAAGCCGCCCATCGAAGGATTGGAAAATCCCGGCGTCTTTTTCCTGCGCTGGGTCGATGACAGCTTCGCAATCAAACGGTTCATGGACCAACAGCACCCCAAACAGGCCGTGATCATCGGCGGCGGCTACATTGGCCTGGAAATGGCCGATGCCCTGACCCACCAAGGGATGACGGTCACCCTGTTGGAATTCGCTCCCGAACTGCTGACGACGCTGGACCCGGCCCTTGGGGGGTTAGTCAGGGCCGAGCTGAAATCCAAGGGGGTGCGGGTGATCACGGGGCAAGCGGTTCAGCGCATCTCGCGAAATGATAAAAAGCTGATGGTTCATGCCGCGTCCGGCGAGACCGAATCAGCCGATATGGTGCTGGTGGCGGCTGGTGCCAGGCCCTCAACCGAACTGGCCCAAACAGCCGGCATCGGTCTTGGGGTCGGAAAAGCAATCCAGGTGGACAGGAACATGGCCACACCAGAGGAGGATATCTGGGCCGCTGGAGATTGCGTCCAGACCTGGCACCGTGTGCTGGAACGTTATGTCTATATGCCGCTGGGCACCACGGCTCACAAGCAAGGCCGGGTGGCCGGGGAGAACATGCTGGGTGGCGTTTGCCAATTTCAGGGCAGCCTAGGCACCCAGGTGGTTAAAGTCCTTGACCGGGTGGCGGCAAGAACCGGTCTGCGAGATAAGGAAGCGGCCGAAGCCGGTTTTAAACCGTTGACCGTGTCGCTGACCTCCTGGGACCATAAGGTGTACTATCCCGGGGCAAAGGAACTGCACATCCGCCTGACCGGGGATCGTTCCACCGGGCGTCTTCTCGGCGCCCAACTGGTGGGCCATCGGGTATCCGAGGTCTCCAAGCGGCTCGACATCGTTGCCGCCGCCCTTTATAACGGCATGGCCGTAAAAGAGATTTGCGACCTGGATCTTTCCTACACGCCGCCGCTGTCGTCTCCTTGGGACCCGGTACAAATGGCGGCTATGGAATGGTGTTTGAAACGTTAA